A genomic window from Bacteroidota bacterium includes:
- a CDS encoding T9SS type A sorting domain-containing protein — protein sequence MKQINKLGLLAYLLLTLFLQFAGSMAAQSWHPFPAGNSLTYSFSQNGSSDTWFLEAAFDSVRLEGQDTAYYFYRIDRSILPTDTGTTCYGQDIQQFPTLYRVNQDHFMGRKMTYRPNGECSFVSSVGDTFLLKTQAQSGNSWNWTNAVTATVDSVVLGIVLGQSDSLKYIRLGSGQTWVLSKAHGLVQATNLLPFPDLTGATVTIQLTLAGIPAAGLGVSLPGYAEIFQFDPADRFGYEHNEGYQLGSRTDFLEYNVQSQTPASQFNYQTTLERFVINRPIQAAIDSTYFPPVPHNWSFDSVSYPFLNLKPYQHRMIVSSVNGAAVQAGVHTMATMNGRMVKEFDLLEMYDSCANVYTTSVTTGNQRFGEGLGELYYFLGNVQTAHIRELYAYEKGTETWGNFRELSTLLAVESGFEGQLSIFPNPAQDGIQIQVPSEFRGNSKVLKLWAMDGRLIKTETMAADQTWQQMELADLNPGMYILSVEENGNKIAQRRIAIQR from the coding sequence ATGAAACAAATAAATAAATTAGGACTGCTTGCTTATTTGCTGCTTACCCTGTTCCTCCAATTCGCGGGCTCGATGGCCGCGCAGAGTTGGCATCCATTTCCAGCGGGAAACAGCCTCACATATTCCTTTTCGCAAAATGGCTCATCCGATACCTGGTTTTTGGAAGCGGCATTTGATTCCGTTCGGTTGGAAGGTCAAGACACGGCCTACTATTTTTACCGAATTGACCGCAGCATCTTGCCGACGGATACGGGTACGACCTGCTATGGGCAAGATATTCAGCAGTTTCCCACACTTTACCGCGTAAACCAAGACCATTTTATGGGGCGCAAAATGACCTACCGTCCGAATGGTGAATGCAGTTTTGTTTCCTCGGTTGGCGATACTTTCCTGCTCAAAACCCAAGCGCAATCCGGGAATTCGTGGAATTGGACAAATGCTGTGACAGCTACCGTGGACTCCGTGGTTTTGGGAATCGTCTTGGGGCAATCGGATTCGCTCAAGTACATCCGTCTCGGATCCGGCCAAACTTGGGTTCTGAGTAAAGCCCATGGTTTGGTGCAGGCCACGAACCTCCTGCCCTTTCCGGATTTGACAGGTGCCACCGTCACGATTCAGCTCACCCTCGCAGGCATTCCTGCTGCCGGTTTGGGCGTAAGCCTTCCGGGATATGCAGAGATCTTCCAATTCGATCCAGCAGACCGATTTGGTTACGAACACAATGAGGGCTACCAACTCGGTTCCCGAACTGACTTTTTGGAATACAATGTGCAATCTCAGACACCGGCTTCGCAGTTCAATTACCAAACAACCTTGGAGCGGTTTGTGATCAACCGGCCCATTCAAGCTGCCATTGATTCGACCTACTTCCCGCCGGTTCCGCACAACTGGAGCTTCGATTCCGTTTCTTATCCCTTTCTGAATTTGAAACCCTATCAACACCGGATGATCGTTTCGTCGGTCAACGGAGCTGCTGTGCAGGCGGGTGTACATACGATGGCAACCATGAATGGGCGAATGGTCAAGGAATTTGATCTCTTAGAAATGTACGATTCCTGCGCAAACGTTTACACCACCTCAGTTACCACTGGCAATCAACGGTTTGGAGAAGGTCTCGGCGAACTCTACTACTTCTTGGGAAACGTACAAACGGCGCACATCCGCGAATTGTACGCCTACGAAAAAGGAACTGAAACCTGGGGCAATTTCCGGGAGTTGAGTACCTTGCTTGCTGTTGAATCGGGATTCGAAGGCCAACTCAGCATCTTTCCCAATCCGGCCCAAGACGGCATTCAAATTCAAGTTCCTTCGGAATTCCGTGGCAACAGCAAAGTCCTGAAGCTCTGGGCAATGGACGGAAGGCTGATCAAGACCGAAACCATGGCTGCTGATCAAACTTGGCAGCAAATGGAGCTAGCGGATCTAAACCCTGGCATGTATATCCTCAGCGTAGAAGAAAACGGAAACAAAATCGCGCAACGACGAATTGCGATCCAGCGCTAA